A region from the Ichthyobacterium seriolicida genome encodes:
- the lpxB gene encoding lipid-A-disaccharide synthase: MKYYIVAGEPSGDLHSSKLIKELKSIDKSAVFRGFGGDLMQNEGLQLVRHYKYLSFMGFLEILINIKTIIKNLRICKNDIKSFNPDVIILVDYPGFNLRIAAFAKSLGIKVFYYISPKAWLWKNSRVEKIRKNVDRMFVIFPFEVDFYKKKDIDVNYVGMPLLDEISNEKRISEKQLRDELSIDNDKPIIALLPGSRKQEITKMLPIMLTQIDLFKEYQFVLAATSLKIKHIYEKIIGDIDIPIAYNKTYDLLNHSHAALVTSGTATLETALFRVPQVVCYKTSFINYQIITKIISLKIKYISLVNIILDKKAVVELIQNRLNKNLLKKELGSILKGENRKKILEDYHMLYNILGEKGASARAAKQMYNILKNH; this comes from the coding sequence ATGAAATATTATATCGTAGCTGGGGAACCTTCTGGTGATCTTCATTCATCTAAACTCATAAAAGAACTCAAATCAATAGATAAATCCGCTGTATTTAGAGGATTTGGTGGAGACCTCATGCAAAATGAAGGATTACAATTGGTCAGACACTATAAATATCTCTCATTTATGGGCTTTTTAGAGATCCTCATAAATATAAAAACTATAATCAAAAACCTAAGGATATGTAAAAATGATATTAAATCCTTCAATCCAGATGTGATTATCTTGGTAGACTATCCAGGTTTTAATTTGAGAATAGCCGCTTTTGCTAAATCCCTGGGAATAAAAGTATTCTATTATATCTCTCCTAAGGCTTGGCTATGGAAAAATTCTCGTGTGGAGAAAATAAGAAAAAACGTGGATCGGATGTTTGTAATATTTCCATTTGAAGTTGACTTTTACAAAAAAAAAGACATAGATGTCAATTATGTGGGAATGCCCCTTTTAGATGAAATTAGCAATGAAAAAAGAATTTCAGAAAAACAACTGAGAGATGAATTATCTATAGATAATGACAAACCTATAATAGCTCTTTTGCCTGGTAGTAGAAAACAAGAGATAACAAAAATGTTGCCCATTATGTTAACGCAAATTGATCTGTTTAAGGAATATCAATTTGTATTGGCTGCTACCTCTTTGAAGATTAAACATATATATGAGAAAATTATAGGTGATATAGATATTCCAATAGCTTATAATAAAACTTATGATTTGCTTAATCATTCTCATGCAGCTTTGGTAACATCAGGCACGGCAACTCTTGAAACAGCTCTATTTAGAGTCCCACAAGTAGTATGCTATAAAACTAGTTTTATAAATTATCAAATAATCACAAAAATAATTTCACTCAAAATAAAATATATCTCCTTAGTGAATATAATCTTAGATAAAAAAGCCGTAGTCGAACTGATACAAAATCGTTTAAACAAAAATCTTCTAAAGAAAGAATTGGGCTCAATATTAAAAGGTGAAAACAGAAAAAAAATATTGGAAGATTACCATATGCTGTATAATATACTGGGTGAAAAAGGTGCCTCTGCTAGAGCAGCTAAACAGATGTATAATATTCTAAAAAATCATTAA